In the genome of Streptomyces aquilus, the window CCCCGGCGGATTCGGATTTGGCAGGTTGATTTCCTCGACCAGAATCACACGATCGCAATCCTGGTCACAACTCTGTCCAACAGCCCGAAACCGTCACTTGGACGGGGGGTTATTCATCTGACATTCGGCGAGCAGGAGGCCTCGGAAAGACCGGTGATTGCCGCCGGAAGATCGGCCCTGCCGCGTACCTTCAATTTCCGGTATATTTTTGTCAGGTGCTGTTCCACGGTGCTGACCGTGATGGAGAGCCGGTCGGCGATATCCCGGTTGGTGCGGCCGGCGGCGGCGAGCGCCCCGACGCGGAGTTCGGCGTCGGTGAGTTCGGCCAGCGGCGCGGGCAGCGCCTCCCGGTCGAGCGGGGGCGGCGCGTCCCACAGCGCGACCGGCGGCCCCACCGGCGCGTCGACCTGGGCCGCGTGCCGGGCGGCCTGCGCGTCGGCGCGGGCCCGCCGCAGTTCCAGACCGTCACCGCAGGCGTCGAGGACGCGCTCGGCCTCCTGGAGCAGGCGCAGCCGGTGCCGGGGCGTGCTCACCGCCGCGAGATGGCGCAGGGCGGTGCCGCGGGCCCGGCTGGGCCGCGTGCCGAGCCGGGTGAGGTGTTCCTCGATCCGCTCGCGGGCGTGCCGGCGGTCGCCGAGGGCGATGAGGGCGGCGGCCGCGTCGTTGCGCCAGTCCACGAGTTCCGGGGAGTCGAGTTCCCACTTCGCCATCAGCTCGCCGCACGACTCGAAGTCCCGCAGGGCCGCGCGCGGCCGGTGCAGGGCGAGCCGGAAACGGCCCAGGGCATGGAGGTAGGGCAGGGCGAAGGGCGTGCCGAACATGACCATGGGAACGGGCACGTTGAGAAAGGCCCGCGCGGTCTCGATGTCGCCGGCCTCGGTCGCCGCGCGGATCGCCAGGGCCAGCGGCAGGCCGATCGCGATGCCCCAGGCCTCGGGGGTGACGAGGTCGAGCGCGGTCCTGGTGGCCTCGCCCGCGCCCTCGACGTCACCGCGGCCCAGGGCGGCGGCCGCCCGGATCGTCTCCAGCAGGGCGTGTCCCAGGGGGATCCGCCGGGTGCGGGGCTCGTCCAGCAGCCGCTCCGCCTGGAGCACCGCCCTGTCCAGCCGCTGGGCCCCGATCAGGAAGATCAGTGCCACCAGCGGGTCCGCGAACGGGGTCACGCTGCCGGGGCCGGGCAGCAGCCGGCCGGCGGCGCGGCCCTTCTCGAACTCGACGAGGTCGGCCGCGAGGGTGAGGAACGTACGCGGCGACATGGTGGCCGCCCGGCCCGCCGGTTCCCCCGTCCCCGCCGTCCGCGCGTGGGCCGCCGTACGGGTCGCCGCTCTGGTGCCGCGCCGCAGGCCGGGGCAGCAGAAGGAGAGCCAGAGCCGGACCAGGGCGGGGTCCGAGCGGTTGAGGGCGGGCGGGTAGCCCGCGGTGTCCCAGGCCTGCTCGGGGCCGGCGCCCTCGCGCGCCTCGATGATCCGCAGCAGGTCGTCGGCCTGCGCGAACTCGCCCCGCCACACCTTCTGCTTGACGACGACCAGGGCGTCGGAGCCGGTCAGCTGCCCGGCGCGCACCATCCGGCCGAGCTGCGGGAGGTACCGGGACGCCTTCGCGGGGTCCATGGACCACTGGGCCTCCGCGAGGGCGGCGATCACCTCCGCTTCCTGGTCGGCGTCGGTGCACAGGCCGGAGGCGTGCCGCAGATGGTCGACGGCGGCGGCGAGGTCACCGGCGGCCAGGGCCTCGCGCGCGGCCTCCCGCAGGATGTCGAGCTGCCAGGCGGCTCCGGCCGGGTCGTGGGCCGCGAGGAGCTGCCGGGCCACCACCGCGGCCGGGGCGCCGCTCTCCCGGAGCACCTCGGCGGCCCGGGTGCGCAGGGCGTGGAGGTCCGGTCCGGGGATGTCCGCCAGGACGGTCAGCCGGGCGCGTTCGTGGCCGAACCAGGCGCCCGAGAACAGTCCGGCCGCGCGCAGCTCGGTGATGCTCCAGCGCACGGAGGTCGCGTCCGCCCCCAGGAGGGTGCCGATCAGCGCCGGGGTGACCGACTCGCCGAGGACCGCGGCGGCCCGGGCGACGGCGAGCAGGGTCGGCTCACCGCGGTGGAGACAGCGCAGGAAGGCGTTGCGGAACGCCTCGTGGGGCGTCGGGGCGCCGCGTCCGACGGCTTCCGGGGTGCCGCACGTCGCGGTGTCCTCGATCAGGGCCTCCAGCAGCAGCGGGTTCCCGCCGCTGGTCCTGGCCCACAGCTCGACGGCCTCCGGCGCCGCGGCGCGCGCCGCCGGATGCCCGGCCAGCAGGGCGGCGACCCCGTCGACGCCGAGCGGTCCGATCCGCAGCCGCCGGCAGTACGGCAGGTGCAGGGTCTCGGCGTGCAGCGCCGCGAGGGTCCGGTCGTGGCCGGCGGTCTCGGTCAGGACGACCAGGACGGGCAGCGCGTCGATGCGTCGTACGAGATAGCGCAGGCACTGAAGTGACGCCTCGTCGGCGAAGTGCACGTCGTCGGCGTGCAGGACGAGCGGTCCGCGGCCGGCGAGTTCGGCGACGGAGCGGTGGATGCGCTGCATGAGGGCGCGCGGCACGCGTCCGCTCGCTTCCGCCGCCTTGGCGAGTTCGGTGGCGGCCGGTGGTCCGTCGACGGGGCCCGTCGCCCGCATCGCGGTGACCAGTTGGTCGATCAGTCCCAGTCTGTCGAGGCTCTCGCTCGCGGCGCCGGTCACCGACAGGAAGGTTCCTTGTCTTGCCGTGACCTGCTGGGCCAACGCCCGGACCAGGGTGGTCTTGCCGCAGCCCACGGGGCCGTTGACGATGACCAGGGCTCCCTTTCCGGCCACGCACCCCTCGTAGAGCTCTCGCAGCAGACCGAGTTCTCCGTCCCTTTCATGGAGCTTCACAGGTACCCCCCGTACCTACGCCGACCCGTGAGTATTTGAGGTCAGAACCAAACCGTCTCTGACCTGCAACTACATCGCCAGGATAGCGGCTCATTAGCGCCAGCACGGCAAGATTTCGGCCACTCGGCGAGACGAAAGGGGGCGATTTTCGGACAGCCGACGGCCGATAATTCATAGGGAACTCAAAAGGAAGACACCGAACCCATCGGCGAATAACGGGCGAAGGATTCGCGCCATCAGCCGTGGAGCACCGAACAGGAAAACCGTCGCGAAAGCGGCAACTTTCGCGACGGTCGACATTCCGAAATGCGGTCTCAGCCGATCTGGGCGACGTCGTCCCTGACCCGCTCGGCGAAATCCGACCACAGGTCGGCGAACTGCCGGGCGAGATCGGCCACGATGTCGCTGCAGTGCGGCGGGACGTTGCTGACGATCGCCTCCCACTCCTCCTTGCGCAGCGAGTGCAGGACGAGCAGGCGCAGCAGGTTGCGGCCGGTCTCGGTGAAGCGCAGTGCCGGGTCGGCCTTCAGCCGCTTGATGAGCACGGCGCGGTCCGGCGCCTGCGTCATGTCCGGACGGGTCCGGGGAGCCGGCCGGGCGAGTCGCAGCGCCCCGAACTCCCCGCGGCCGGGCGGCTCCCCGGGTTCGGGCCGCTCCTGCTTGCGCCGGCGCTGCCGGGGCAGCGGGTCCTCGCCGTTGCGCAGCCGGTTGCGGACGTCCCGGGCGGTCTCGGGGGAGATCCCCGCCGCCCGCGCGACCTGACGAAGCGACAGCTCCGGGTTCTCCGTGAGCAGTTCACCCGCCAGGATGCGGCCGGTACTGCCGTCGACCGGCCGCAGTCTGCCGTCCTGGCCGAGCCGCCGCCCCTCCGGTCCCGGCAGCTGGACGACCCGCTTGCGGATCTCGCCGACGGTCCCGGGGGCGATCCCGGTGACCGAGGCGACCCTGCGGTCCGACCACTGCGGATGGGAGACGACGATGCGCTCGGCGGCGCGCTTGCGGTCGGCGAGCGCCAGCGGAAGGCCGTGATGGACATTGAGTTGGACCGCCAGGACGAAGGCCGCGGCTTCGTCGCCGTCGAAGAACCGGGCGGCGATCCTGCTCTCGCCGCGCAACCGGGCGGCCTTCAGCCGGTGGTAGCCGTCGATGACCCGCATCGTCTGCCGGTGCACCGTGATCGGCGGCAGCGGATTCTGCGCCGCCGCGAGTACCTGAATGTGCTCCGTTCTCTCTCCGGCCAACCGTGGCGATCCGGACAGGCTCAACGAGCCGATCTCGACCTCCACGACGGGCTGCTGACTTATTGCTCCCTCGGACTCCACCCCAGCTCCTTACATCCCCACGCTGCTGCGAAAGGCGGTTGCCGTCCACGAAGAAGAATTTCTCGTCCGAGCACGCTTTCTGCCGAAAATCCATCGCCGGTGGTCCGAATGTGGGGGGAGCGATTTCACAAGGTCGACATTTGCATGCTTCAGATGTGACCGAAATTAACAGCCTGACATCCTGGGCGAAACCCCTGCGGTTCGAGCGGTCCTCCCCCCTACCTCTAGGGGGTGTGGGTGTGAGCTGGGCAAAGAGGTGCCCGCGACGCCGTGGGAGCGTCGCGGGCACCGGTCTTCCGGGTCGTACTCAGTGGGGCCGGGGGCCTCCCGGTCCGCCGGGGCCCTGGGGGCCGGGGCCGAAGACGACCGGCCGCGGTCCGGGCCCGGGGCCTGGTCCGGGCATCCCCGGGCCCCCCGCCATCCCCGGGCCGCCGGGACCGCCCGGGCCCTCGGGGCCGCCGGGGCCGAAGAAGACCGGCCCCCCGTGGCCGTGGCCGACCGGTTCCGGGACCCGCTGCTGCGGCGCCTCCTCGACCTCGGCCACCTCCTCGTCGATGAGGGCCGGCGTGGCGAACTGGGTGCGGTACAGCTCGGCGTAGAGCCCGCCGAGCGCGAGCAGTTCGTCATGGGTGCCGCGCTCCGCGATCCGTCCCTGGTCCAGGACGATGATCTGGTCCGCGTCCCGGATGGTGGACAGCCGGTGCGCGATGACCAGGGAGGTGCGGCCCGCGAGCGCGGTCTTCAGGGCCAGTTGCAGGGCGGCCTCGGACTCGGAGTCCAGGTGCGCGGTCGCCTCGTCGAGCACCACCACCGGCGGGGCCTTGAGCAGCAGCCGGGCCATGGCGATGCGCTGCTTCTCGCCGCCGGAGAGCCGGTAGCCGCGGTCGCCGACCATGGTGTCGAGGCCGTCCGGCAGGGAGGCGACCAGCCGCCAGATCTGGGCGGCCCGGCAGGCCGCGACCAGCTCCTCCTCGGTGGCGTCCGGGCGGGCGTAGAGCAGGTTCTCCCGGATGGTGGTGTGCAGCAGGTGCCCGTCCTGGGTGACCATGCCGACCGTGTCGGTCAGCGACTGAAGGGTCAGGTCGCGCACGTCGCGGCCGTCGATGAGGACGGTGCCCTCCTCCGGGTCGTACAACCGCGGGACCAGATGCGTGACGGTGGTCTTGCCCGCCCCGGACGGGCCGACCAGCGCGGTGAGCTTGCCGGCCGGCACGGTGAAGCTGAGGTCGCGCAGCGCCCAGCTGTCGCCGGCCTGCTCGCGCGTCGGCGTGGCGAAGTCCTCCAGGGAGGCCAGCGAGACGTCGGCGGGCCTCGGGTGCCGGAACGAGACCCCGCGGAACTCGACGCCCGGGGCCGTCTCGCGGGCGCTCGCGGGGGGCAGCGCCACCGCGTCGGGCTTCTCGGTGACCAGCGGCTTCAGGTCGAGGATCTCGAAGAGCCGGTCGAAGCTGACGAGCGCCGTCATCGCGTCGGCCTGGGCGTTCGACAGCTGGCCGACCGGTGCCATCAGCCGGGTGAGCAGCGTGGCGAGGGCGACCAGGGTGCCGACCTCGAAGACGCCGTTCACGGAGAGGGTGCCGCCGACGCCGTAGACGACGGCGGTGGCGATCGAGCCGATGAACATGCTCGACAGGAACAGCAGTTTCATCGACACCGAGTTGCGCACGCCGATGTCCCGGCCGCGGGCGGCGAGCCGCGCATAGCCGGCGGTCTCCCGGTCCGGGCGGCTGTACAGCTTGGCCAGCAGCGCGCCGGCGACGTTGAACCGCTCGTGCATGAGCGAGCCCATCTCGGCGTTGACCTGCATGTGCCGTCGGGCCAGGCCCTGGAGCCGGCGGCCGACGAGCCGGCCGGGGAGGATGAAGAACGGGACCAGGACCAGGGAGATCAGGGTGATCGTCCAGGACAGGTAGAACATCGTGCCGAGCACGAACAGGACGGTCAGCCCGGCGGAGACCACCGTGGAGAGCATCTGGGTGACCGCCTGCTGGGCGCCGATCACGTCGGTGTTCAGCCGGCTCACCAGCGCGCCGGTCTGGGCGCGGGTGAAGAAGGCCAGCGACTGGCGCTGCACATGGTCGAAGACCTGCACCCGCAGGTCGTAGACGAGCCCCTCGCTGACCTTGGCGGAGAACCAGCTCTCCCCGAAGCCCACCACGGCTGCCAGGACGGAGACCGCGGCGACCGCGCCCGCGAGCCAGGCCACGGTCCGGTTGTCGCCGGCCATGATGCCGTCGTCGATCAGGTACTTCAGGAGCAGGGGCGGGGCCACCGCGCACAGGGCGTTCAGCGTGGTGCAGACCACGAGGAAGCCGATGGAGCGGCGGTGCCCGCGGGTGTACGGGATGATCCTTCTCGTCGTTCCGGGCTTCGCCCGCTGGGTGTTGTTCGAGGAATCCGGCCCGTCGGACCGGATCATGACGGGTCCGCCCATCATGGCCACGGGTACTCCCTGGGTAGCGTCGCTGCGGTCGGGCGGGCCACTAGCGGGCCGCCTCGGTCTCCTTCATGGCGTCGATGAGGCTCTGCGGACGGAGATCCGTCCAGCTCTCCTCCACATAGGCGAGGCATTCCTTGCGCGAGGCCTCTCCGAAAACGAGCCGCCAGCCATTCGGAATTTCAGCGAATGCAGGCCACAACGAGTGCTGATTTTCCCTGTTCACGAGCACCAGAAAGGTCCCGTCTTCATCATCGAACGGGTTCGCCATTAGTCACTCCCGCGGATCGGATTAATTCCTCGATGGATAGGAAAACCTTAGCCCGAGCCATATGGGCCGAACAAGGTTCACCAATTCGGGGAAACAATCCGCGGCAATAGATATTCACTTTTCACGGGGGCCGGGCGGAGCCGGCTCACAGTCTGACCTGCGGGCGCCCGGCGCGACAGCTCGTCCAACCGGCCGACCCGGGCAGTTGGACACCGGACGACCAGGGTGCGGCGCCTCCGCCGGCGGGGGATGGCGACGGAGGCGCCGCGGTCCGGAATGTCAAGCCACCGTCCAGGGCGGCTAGTTGGTCGCGAGGGCCTCCGTCGGAGGGAGCCGGGCCGCGCGGACCGCGGGGTAGAAGCCGGCCAGTCCGCCGATGGCGAGGGTGGCGGCCAGGCCCCCGGCCATCGCCCACAGCGGCACCAGGGCCGCCCACCCCTGATAGGCGGCGTAGCCGTCGGTCACCCCGATGCCCAGCAGGACACCGCCGAGGCCACCGAGCCCGGACAGCAGCAGCGCCTCGGCGAGGAACTGGACCCTGATCTGGCCCCGGGTGGCGCCGAGTGAGCGGCGCAGTCCGATCTCCGAGCGGCGTTCCAGCACCGAGATGACCATGGTGTTGGCCACCCCGACCCCGCCGACCAGCAGCGCGACCCCGCCCAGGCCGAGGAGCAGCCCGCTCAGCGACTTGTCCGCGGCGTGCTTGGCGGCCAGCGCGTCGGAGGGGCGGGAGACGTTGACCTCGTTGGGGTCCTCCGGGGAGACCGTCGGGCCCAGCACGCTGTGCACCGTCTCGACTTCAGCGTCCTTCGCCCGGGTGTAGACGGTCGTCGGGTAGCCGTCGAAGGACAGTTCCTTCTCCGCGACCGTCCAACCGACGAAGGCCTGGGTGTCAAGGGCGGGCAGCAGTTCGTTGGGGGCCAGCAGCCCCACCACGGTGAACCAGCGGTTGCCGAGCCACACCTGGACGTCCGTCCCGGCCCGGTGGATGCCCAGGCTGCGTGCCGTCTCCGCGCCCAGCACCACGGCCGGGTAGCGGCTGTTGGCGTTGTTGAGCCAGCGGCCGTCGACGATCTTCCCGCCGATGGAGCGCAGCAGGTCCGTACGGGCCGCGCTGACCGTCAGACCGCCCGACTCCACCGCCGGCACCCGGTCGTTGCGGTAGAGCTTCGCGTCCGTGGTGCCCGTCGCGGAGGCCGAGAGCACCTCGGGCCGGTTCGCGATCATGGCGACGGCGTCCTCCGACAGATGGGCGTTGTCGCCGGTCATGGTGGTGCCGGGGGCGACGGTGAGCAGATTGGTGCCGAGCGCCTCCAACTGCTTGTTGAGGTCGTTGGTCGACGAGGTGGAGATGCCCACCACGCCGATCATCGCGGCGATGCCGATCGCGATGCCGAGGGCCGACAGGAAGACCCGCATGGGGCGCGAGCGCAGACCCCAGCCGCCCACCCGGGCCACGTCCGACAGGCTCAGCCGGGCCGCCTTGGGGCGCGGCGGCGGGGGCAGATCGGCCCAGGGCCGCTGCCGTTCGGCCGGCAGCGCCGGATACGCCGTGCTCATCGCCCCACCCCCGTGTACGTCAGGGCCCGCGGCCCCGGTGATCCCGAGTCGTGCTCGATCCGGCCGTCCCGCACCCTGACCTCGCGCGGCAGGGACGCCGCGATGTCCCGGTCGTGGGTGATGACGACGACCGTCGTGCCGGCCTCGTGCAGTTCGTGGAGCAGCTCCATCACCACTGTCCCCGAGCGGGAGTCCAGCGCGCCGGTCGGCTCGTCGGCCAGCAGCAGCGGCGGATCGCCGACCACCGCCCGGGCGATCGCCACGCGCTGCTTCTCACCGCCGGACAGCTGCTGCGGCTCGTGGAAGAGCCGGTGCCCCAGGCCCACCCGGCGCAGTGCCACCTCGGCGACCCGGCGCCGCTCCCGGCGCGGCCGTCCGCTGTACAGCAGGCCGTCCGCCACGCTGTCCAGCGCGGACACCCCGGAGGCGAGATGGAACTGCTGGAAGACGAAGCCGATGGTGCCGGCCCGCAGCGCCGACAGTTCACGGTCGTTGAGGGAGTCCACCTCGTGCCCGGCGATCGCCACCGTCCCGGAGGTGGGCCGGTCCAGGGTGCCCATGATGTTGAGCATGGTGGACTTGCCCGAGCCCGAGGGGCCGACGACCGCGAGCATCTCGCCGCGGTGGACCACCAGGTCCGCCTCGACCAGGGCGGCCACGTCCCCGTACGACTTGCCGACCCCGGCCAGCTCGATCACCGGGTGGGCGGTGACGGTCACTTCGGGACCCCCACGACGGTGCCCTCGGTGATGCCGGTGCCGGAGACCTCGACCATGCCGTTGCCGAACATGCCGAGCTTCACGTCGCGGTACTCGGTCTTCGTCCCGGTCACCACCTCGACCGCGTAGCCGCCGCCCGGCCGCGCGAACAGGGCGCTGATCGGCACCGCGAGCACGTTCGAGCGGGCTTCGGCCGCGAACTCGACACTGACGGAGGCCGCCTGGTAGGCGCCGAGCTTCTTGGCGTCCTCGACCTTCAGCTCCACCGGCACGGTGGCGTTCGAGGAACCCGAGCCCGAGGACTTCTGCTGGTCCCCGCCCTCGCCCCCGGAGTCGCCCGACGAGGTCGGCGTACCGATGTCCGTCACCACGGCGGTCACCGTGGTGTTGTCCGGCAGCGTGACGGTCGACTTCCCGCCCTTCTTCGCCAGGTCCGCGTACTGCACGGGCAGGTCGACGGAGATGACCCGGTCGGTGCCCGTCCAGGTGAGCACGTCACCGGTGAGGCTGTCGCCGACGGCGAGGCCCGCCTTGGCGACCCGCCGCGCGCCGGACGCCACCACCGCGTCGCCGGGCGCGACCTCCCCGGTCTCCGTACGGCCGAGGTCGTCCTGCCACTCCTCGACGGCGGCGGCCGTGTCCGAGGTGTAGTCGGAGTCCACCGTGAAGCCGTCGTAGCCGAGCGCCTTCAGGTTCTTCTCCAGCATCCTGACGTCGCTGCCGCTGACGCCCGGCTTCAGCGTCCGGTACAACGGCACCGAGCCGTACAGCAGCGGCACCGACTCCTGGTTGACCTTGTAGACCGGCTTGCCGCGGGTGATGGTGTCGCCGTCGGAGGGCATCCAGGTGACGATCCCGGCGGCCGCCCCGCCCCCGCCCTGCGCCTGCCCGGACCCGGCCGAGCCGGACGCGGCCGGGGCCTGCACGGCCACCGTGTCGCCGTACCCGAGCTGCCCGTCCAGGGCCTGCGAGCTGGTCAGCGTCGTCCGCTTCACCTGCGTCGTGGCGGGCGGCCCGGACGGCGCCGTCGCCTCCGTCCCGTCGTCCCCGCCGCCGAACACCCCGAGGGCGGCACCGGCCGCGGCCGCGGCGACCACCGCCGCGCACGCGACGACCAGGGCGATCCGCACCCCGCGGCGGCGACGGCGGCGGTCCACCGGCGCCTCGTCCACGGCGCCGCCGCTCCCCTCGTAGGAAGGGGAGGGGATGGCCTCGGGCCGCAGCTCCAGCTCCCCGCCGTCGACGCCCGGCGCTTCCTCGGGGGCCCGCGCGACGGTCCCCTCCTCCTGACTGGTCATCCCTGCGGTCCTCCCATGAAGGCGAGCGTGCCGCCGGGCCGGATGCTGTAGCAGGCCTCGGCCGCCTTCGAGAACTTCGGGTCGTCCCGCCCGGTCAGGCCGGAGGCGTTGGCGTCGATGACGATCGTGTTCCCGTTCACCTGCGGGTCGGGGAAGTTGGGTACGCCGTTCTCACGGATGCACTTCGCCCAGGCGGCGACCTTCGTCGCGTCGAAGGCCCGGCTGCCGGCGGCATCACCGGTGTCGCCCTGGTACAGCAGGCCCTGGCAGGCGGACTGGGCCGACTTGAAGGTCGGCGAGTTCTGGTCGACGCCCTGCGGGATGACGAGCTTCACGCCGCCCCCGCTGTCCTTCTCCGGGTCGGGGAACTCCGAGACACCGTGCTCGCGCATGCACTTCGCGTAGGCCACGCCCGCGCTTTCCGTGCCGCCCGCGCTGGAAGAGGAGGAGTCCGCGCCGCCCTCGCTGGTCACGGTCGCGTCCTTGTCGCCCGACGAACAGCCGGCGAGAAGTGCTCCTGCTGTCATCACGGACAGCACCGCCAGGAGGGGCCCGGTCATGCGCTTCTGATGGTTATTCGGCATACCAGAAGTTCTACGGGGCGCCCGGTCACACCAGGGTTGCAACGGGCGCCCCGCGGGGCCGTTCAGTCAGACCGGTCCCACCCGGCACTTCCCTGTCCGTCCGACGGCACCAGCGCGATGGCGCGGGCGGGACAGCGGGACGCGGCCCTGCGCAGCGCCGGCAGGGCCTCAGGGCCCGCCTCCCGGGCCCGCGGCACGACCAGGCCGTCGTCCTCCGACTGGTCGAAGAACTCCGGCTCGAACAGCGCGCAGGCGCCCGAGCCCACACAGCTGTCGCGGTCCACGCGGATGCCCACCCGGGCGGTGTCCGCGGTGCCTGCGGTGTCCGCTGTGTGTGCCGTATCAGCCGTGTGTGCCGTGTCCGCCACCGGCCTCACCACAGGACCGGCAGCGTCTCGACGCCGAACTGCGGCGCCAGCGACCGGAACCGCAGCTCCTCCACCCCGGCGCCGAGCCGCAGGCCGGGGAAGCGTTCCAGCAGCCCCGTCAGCGCGATCCGCAGCTGGAGCCGCGCCAGCGCCGCGCCGAGGCAGAAGTGCACGCCGAAGCCCAGCGCCAGGTGGTTGCCGGGCTCCCGGGCGATGTCCAGCCGGTCCGCGGTGCCGTCGTCGCCGCCGTACGGGCAGCGGTTCGCGGCGAACACCGAGCACGACACGACCTCGCCGGCCTTGATCAGCTCCCCGCCGATCTCCACGTCCACCAGCGCGGTCCGCGGCGACACGGACGCCACCACCGACACATAGCGCAGCAGCTCCTCCACCGCCCGGTCCATCAGCGCGGGCCGCTCCCGCAGCAGGGCCAGCTGGTCCGGATGGCACAACAGCGCCAGGACCCCGAGGCCGATGGTCTCCGCCGTGTTCTCGATCGAGCCGTTGGCGACGCTCTCGCAGATGCCGGCGACCTCCTCGTCCGACACCGCGTCCCCGTGCTCCCGGATCAGCATCCCGGCCAGGCCCTCGCCCGGATCGCGGCGCTGGGCCGCGGCCAGCTTCCGGAAGTGCCCCACGTACTCCGACGTCGCCGGGTGTCTGCGCGGGCTGTGCCCGGACGCCCGGTGGTCGCCGAGCCGGGACAGCTCGGACAGGTCGTCGCGGGGCAGGCCGATCAGCTCGGCGAGGATCAGGCCCGACACCGGCCGGGCGAAGTGGCGCATCAAGTCGGCGGGGCGGCCGGCCCGTTCCAGCACCTCCAGCCGCTGCTCCACGATCCGCGCCATCATCGGCTCCATTGCCTTCATCTGCCGCACCGTGAACATCGGCGCCACCAGCCGCCGCAGCCGGCTGTGCTCGGCCCCGTCGGTCTGCAACAAACTCCCCGGATGCGGATCGGGCTTGCGGCCGTCCGGCTCGGGCGGCGGCATGCTGGAGAACCGCTCGGCGTCGGCGAGGATCTGCCGCACCACCTCACGATCGGTCACGATCCAGTGGGGCATCCCGCCGGGCGGCCGGAACAGCGGCGCCCGCGCGTTGAGTTCCAGGAGCTCCGGCACCGGGTCCAGGACGTCCCGGCGCTTGTCCACCGGAAGCTCGAACGACTGCGTCATGCGAGTCCTACCTTTCTGACACGGGCTTGTGGTCCGACGTGGGTTCCGGGGTCACGAGGCGCCGGGCGACCTCCCGGCCGATGGTCTCGGCGTGCGTGCCCCGCAGCATCCCGACGTGGTCGGCGGCGATCTCGATCCCCTCGATGGGCTCGGCGATGTACTGCTCCCAGGTGGAGCGGGCCGCCGCGAGCGACACCTGGGCCAGGTCGCCCTGGGTGGCCAGGAACAGCACCGCGCCACCGCCGAAGCGCCGGGGGGTGTGACCCTGCGCCAGCCGGATCATGTGCTCCTTCGTCTCCTCCACGTTGACCGTGAACGAGTCGGCCGGCGGGCTCATCGCCCCGGGCCCGTCGAGCAGGGCCCGCCCCTCCTGGTCCGCGGCGCCGTCGATCCGGACGAGCGTGCCGTCCACGCCGGCCGCGGCGCCGCCGCCACCGCCATCGTCGCCGTCCTGGCGCGGGCCGTCCTCGTCCCTGCGGTGGTGTCCGCCGGGGTAGCCGTCCAGCAGCGCCAGCAGCGCGACCTCCTGCCCCTGCTCCTCCAGCTCCGCGGCGATGGCCTGGGCCAGCACCGCGCCGAAGGACCAGCCGAGAAGCTGGTACGGCCCCTCGGGCTGCACCGAGCGGATCCGCTCGACGTAGTCGGCCACCAGCTCCGGCACGCTGCCCGGCATCGCCCTGCGGTCGGTGAACCCGGGCGTCTGGAGGCCGTAGACCGGCAGATCCTGCGGCAGGTGGCGCAGCAGCGCGGCGTAGGACCAGGCCAGGCCCGTGCTGTGGTGCAGGCAGAACAACGGCGTCCGGGACCCGCCGCGCTGCAACGCCAGCAGCGCGTCGAGGTCGTCCCGCCGCCGCCCGGCCCGCCGCGGCGCCGTCAGCCCGGCCGCGCCGTCCTGCGCCGCGCGCGGCTGCACCAGCCCGTCCGAGGTCCACGCGGCACGCCGCCCGGTACGCAGCATCAGGTCACCGCCGGGCCCGAAGGGATCGGCGACCAGACTGCCCGCGGTGCGGGCCGGGGCCCCGGCGAAGGCACGGGCCAGCGACGGCCCGGCGACGTACAGATCACCGGCCACACCGACGGGCACCGGCCGCAGCCACTCGTCGAGCACGTAGGCGCGGGCGGTACGGGGCAGGGCGAGGGCGGGGACCAGCGCGGAACCCTCGGCTACGGTTTCCACGACCGCGGTTCCCACAACCGCGCTCCCCACAACTGCCGTACGCCCCCCGCTCAACGCGGCCAGCAGCCCGACGAGCAGCTCGGTGACCGGTGCGGTCGCGTCCAAGTGGATCGTCGCGGCGGCCGACTCGG includes:
- a CDS encoding AAA family ATPase, whose protein sequence is MKLHERDGELGLLRELYEGCVAGKGALVIVNGPVGCGKTTLVRALAQQVTARQGTFLSVTGAASESLDRLGLIDQLVTAMRATGPVDGPPAATELAKAAEASGRVPRALMQRIHRSVAELAGRGPLVLHADDVHFADEASLQCLRYLVRRIDALPVLVVLTETAGHDRTLAALHAETLHLPYCRRLRIGPLGVDGVAALLAGHPAARAAAPEAVELWARTSGGNPLLLEALIEDTATCGTPEAVGRGAPTPHEAFRNAFLRCLHRGEPTLLAVARAAAVLGESVTPALIGTLLGADATSVRWSITELRAAGLFSGAWFGHERARLTVLADIPGPDLHALRTRAAEVLRESGAPAAVVARQLLAAHDPAGAAWQLDILREAAREALAAGDLAAAVDHLRHASGLCTDADQEAEVIAALAEAQWSMDPAKASRYLPQLGRMVRAGQLTGSDALVVVKQKVWRGEFAQADDLLRIIEAREGAGPEQAWDTAGYPPALNRSDPALVRLWLSFCCPGLRRGTRAATRTAAHARTAGTGEPAGRAATMSPRTFLTLAADLVEFEKGRAAGRLLPGPGSVTPFADPLVALIFLIGAQRLDRAVLQAERLLDEPRTRRIPLGHALLETIRAAAALGRGDVEGAGEATRTALDLVTPEAWGIAIGLPLALAIRAATEAGDIETARAFLNVPVPMVMFGTPFALPYLHALGRFRLALHRPRAALRDFESCGELMAKWELDSPELVDWRNDAAAALIALGDRRHARERIEEHLTRLGTRPSRARGTALRHLAAVSTPRHRLRLLQEAERVLDACGDGLELRRARADAQAARHAAQVDAPVGPPVALWDAPPPLDREALPAPLAELTDAELRVGALAAAGRTNRDIADRLSITVSTVEQHLTKIYRKLKVRGRADLPAAITGLSEASCSPNVR
- a CDS encoding ParB/RepB/Spo0J family partition protein, which translates into the protein MAGERTEHIQVLAAAQNPLPPITVHRQTMRVIDGYHRLKAARLRGESRIAARFFDGDEAAAFVLAVQLNVHHGLPLALADRKRAAERIVVSHPQWSDRRVASVTGIAPGTVGEIRKRVVQLPGPEGRRLGQDGRLRPVDGSTGRILAGELLTENPELSLRQVARAAGISPETARDVRNRLRNGEDPLPRQRRRKQERPEPGEPPGRGEFGALRLARPAPRTRPDMTQAPDRAVLIKRLKADPALRFTETGRNLLRLLVLHSLRKEEWEAIVSNVPPHCSDIVADLARQFADLWSDFAERVRDDVAQIG
- a CDS encoding ABC transporter ATP-binding protein, which produces MMGGPVMIRSDGPDSSNNTQRAKPGTTRRIIPYTRGHRRSIGFLVVCTTLNALCAVAPPLLLKYLIDDGIMAGDNRTVAWLAGAVAAVSVLAAVVGFGESWFSAKVSEGLVYDLRVQVFDHVQRQSLAFFTRAQTGALVSRLNTDVIGAQQAVTQMLSTVVSAGLTVLFVLGTMFYLSWTITLISLVLVPFFILPGRLVGRRLQGLARRHMQVNAEMGSLMHERFNVAGALLAKLYSRPDRETAGYARLAARGRDIGVRNSVSMKLLFLSSMFIGSIATAVVYGVGGTLSVNGVFEVGTLVALATLLTRLMAPVGQLSNAQADAMTALVSFDRLFEILDLKPLVTEKPDAVALPPASARETAPGVEFRGVSFRHPRPADVSLASLEDFATPTREQAGDSWALRDLSFTVPAGKLTALVGPSGAGKTTVTHLVPRLYDPEEGTVLIDGRDVRDLTLQSLTDTVGMVTQDGHLLHTTIRENLLYARPDATEEELVAACRAAQIWRLVASLPDGLDTMVGDRGYRLSGGEKQRIAMARLLLKAPPVVVLDEATAHLDSESEAALQLALKTALAGRTSLVIAHRLSTIRDADQIIVLDQGRIAERGTHDELLALGGLYAELYRTQFATPALIDEEVAEVEEAPQQRVPEPVGHGHGGPVFFGPGGPEGPGGPGGPGMAGGPGMPGPGPGPGPRPVVFGPGPQGPGGPGGPRPH
- a CDS encoding MbtH family protein, producing MANPFDDEDGTFLVLVNRENQHSLWPAFAEIPNGWRLVFGEASRKECLAYVEESWTDLRPQSLIDAMKETEAAR